The following are encoded in a window of Panicum virgatum strain AP13 chromosome 5N, P.virgatum_v5, whole genome shotgun sequence genomic DNA:
- the LOC120676933 gene encoding calcium-dependent protein kinase 2-like, translating to MGNCCPGSGDAEPAPAASTDPSSRLGSGAPSLKAGVSAGSAPTPTKPPAPIGPVLGRPMEDVRSIYTIGKELGRGQFGVTSLCTHKATGERFACKTIAKRKLSTKEDVEDVRREVQIMYHLAGQPNIVELKGAYEDKQSVHLVMELCAGGELFDRIIAKGKYTERAAAALLRTIVEIVHTCHSLGVIHRDLKPENFLLLSKDENAPLKATDFGLSVFFKQGEVFKDIVGSAYYIAPEVLKRNYGPEADIWSIGVILYILLCGVPPFWAESEHGIFNSILRGQVDFSSDPWPRISPGAKDLVKKMLTSDPKKRISAYDVLNHPWIKEDGEAPDTPLDNAVMNRLKQFRAMNQFKKAALRVIAGCLSEEEIRGLKEMFKSMDADNSGTITVDELRRGLAKQGTKLSEAEVEQLMEAADADGNGTIDYEEFITATMHMNRMDREEHLYTAFQYFDKDGSGCISKEELEQALKEKGLLDGRDIKEIISEVDADNDGRIDYNEFVAMMRKGNPEQNLKKRRDVVL from the exons ATGGGCAATTGCTGCCCAGGCTCCGGGGATGCGgagcccgcgcccgccgcctccaccgaccCCTCCTCCCGCCTCGGCTCCGGCGCCCCGTCGCTCAAGGCTGGCGTCTCGGCCGGCTCGGCCCCGACCCCCACCAAGCCGCCGGCGCCCATCGGCCCGGTCCTGGGCCGCCCAATGGAGGACGTGCGGAGCATCTACACCATCGGCAAGGAGCTCGGGCGCGGCCAGTTCGGCGTCACCAGCCTCTGCACGCACAAGGCCACCGGGGAGCGCTTCGCGTGCAAGACCATCGCCAAGCGGAAGCTGTCCACCAAGGAGGACGTGGAGGACGTGCGCCGCGAGGTGCAGATCATGTACCACCTCGCCGGCCAGCCCAACATCGTGGAGCTCAAGGGCGCGTACGAGGACAAGCAGTCCGTGCACCTCGTCATGGagctctgcgccggcggcgagctcttcgaccGGATCATCGCCAAGGGCAAGTACaccgagcgcgccgccgccgcgctgctccgcACCATCGTCGAGATCGTGCACACCTGCCACTCCCTCGGCGTCATCCACCGGGACCTCAAGCCCGAGAACTTCCTCCTCCTCAGCAAGGACGAGAACGCGCCGCTCAAGGCCACCGACTTCGGGCTCTCCGTCTTCTTCAAGCAAGGGGAGGTGTTCAAGGACATCGTCGGCAGCGCCTACTACATCGCGCCGGAGGTGCTCAAGAGGAACTATGGCCCTGAGGCGGACATCTGGAGCATCGGCGTCATCCTCTACATCCTCCTCTGCGGAGTTCCGCCCTTCTGGGCCG AGTCTGAGCACGGAATCTTCAACTCCATCCTGAGGGGGCAGGTCGACTTCTCCAGCGACCCGTGGCCACGCATTTCGCCGGGCGCCAAGGACCTTGTCAAGAAGATGCTCACCTCTGACCCCAAGAAGAGAATCTCTGCCTACGACGTCCTCA ATCATCCTTGGATCAAGGAAGACGGTGAAGCGCCAGATACGCCACTGGACAACGCTGTCATGAACAGGCTCAAGCAGTTCAGGGCAATGAACCAGTTCAAGAAAGCCGCGCTGAGG GTCATTGCCGGGTGCCTGTCGGAGGAAGAGATCAGAGGTCTGAAGGAGATGTTCAAGAGCATGGACGCCGACAACAGCGGCACCATCACCGTGGACGAGCTGCGGCGAGGGCTGGCCAAGCAGGGCACCAAGCTCAGCGAGGCCGAAGTGGAGCAGCTAATGGAGGCC GCCGACGCGGACGGGAACGGGACAATTGACTACGAGGAGTTCATCACCGCGACGATGCACATGAACCGGATGGACAGGGAGGAGCACCTCTACACCGCGTTCCAGTACTTCGACAAGGACGGCAGCGG GTGCATCTCGAAGGAGGAGCTGGAGCAGGCGCTCAAGGAGAAAGGCCTCCTGGACGGCAGGGACATCAAGGAGATCATCTCAGAGGTCGACGCCGACAAC GACGGGAGGATCGACTACAACGAGTTCGTGGCTATGATGAGGAAAGGGAACCCCGAGCAGAACCTCAAGAAACGGCGCGACGTCGTCCTATAG
- the LOC120672248 gene encoding pupal cuticle protein 36-like has protein sequence MSNSVPPPPPPPFSSSNQPRRNPRVGLRPPSAGGGVAGHDVLGAADVGGVGAAGSVQGVGAAGLHGPGMAGGHKGLGADGLHGLGVDASQQGLGAAGGQHGPGDMAGTGAASASGGSRRGNKKSRDDEGDQMAWNDEHTALVCKLFAEQVRKGNRPNTHLNNVGYTEVNERFFQCTGIMLKKSQHKNKWDKLKADLGAWRKLMRKQTGTGWNWDKGTINMDAEWWKKNKKCEHFSCI, from the exons ATGTCGAACTCggttcctcctccaccgcctcctccgtTTTCCTCCTCCAATCAACCCAGAAGAAACCCTAGGGTAGGCCTTCGTCCTCCAtctgcaggcggcggcgtggctggcCATGACGTCCTTGGGGCGGCCGACGTTGGGGGCGTGGGCGCGGCTGGCAGTGTGCAGGGCGTGGGTGCGGCCGGCCTTCATGGCCCGGGCATGGCCGGTGGCCACAAGGGCCTGGGCGCGGACGGCCTTCATGGCCTGGGCGTGGACGCCAGCCAGCAGGGTctgggcgcggccggcgggcagCACGGCCCGGGCGACATGGCGGGAACTGGTGCGGCATCGGCATCCGGTGGTAGCAGACGTGGCAACAAAAAATCAAGGGATGATGAG GGTGATCAAATGGCTTGGAATGATGAGCATACCGCACTTGTTTGCAAGTTGTTCGCTGAACAAGTTAGAAAAGGAAATAGGCCAAACACTCATTTGAATAATGTGGGCTATACCGAGGTGAATGAAAGGTTTTTTCAGTGTACCGGTATTATGTTGAAAAAATCTCAACATAAGAACAAATGGGACAAGTTGAAGGCTGATTTAGGTGCTTGGAGAAAATTGATGAGGAAACAAACCGGAACCGGTTGGAATTGGGACAAGGGAACTATCAACATGGATGCCGAGTggtggaaaaaaaacaaaaaatgtgaGCACTTCTCATGCATctaa
- the LOC120674226 gene encoding uncharacterized protein LOC120674226 yields MDHEQRRQRSPRGNAPGSGSGGASSGKHKGGGGKGGGRKQIKVVYISNPMRVKTSAAGFRALVQELTGRDADPSKYSPDELGCVGGAGAEDATAAADLDCGAVHGLMLSPRGAAASACDTVVASPSPAAADHHPDAAAAAAPYGGDYDDDLEEEDGFRSQPLLENNYAVFSPPTLLYDHHPHSKYPFC; encoded by the coding sequence ATGGATCACGAGCAGCGGCGCCAGCGCAGTCCCAGGGGCAATGCTcccgggagcgggagcggcggcgcgtcgtcGGGGAAGCACAAGGGTGGAGGCGGCAAGGGCGGGGGCAGGAAGCAGATCAAGGTGGTGTACATCTCCAACCCCATGCGCGTCAAGACCAGCGCCGCGGGCTTCCGCGCCCTCGTGCAGGAGCTCACCGGCCGCGACGCCGACCCCTCAAAGTACAGCCCCGACGAGCTCGGCTGCGTGGGTGGCGCGGGCGCCGAGGACGCCACCGCGGCCGCTGACCTCGACTGCGGCGCCGTGCATGGGCTCATGCTCAGCCCCAGGGGTGCGGCCGCGTCGGCGTGCGACACCGTCGTCGCCAGCCCGAGCCCTGCCGCGGCGGACCACcatcccgacgccgccgccgcggccgcgccgtacGGCGGGGACTACGACGACgacctggaggaagaggacggGTTCAGGTCGCAGCCGCTTCTGGAGAACAACTACGCAGtgttctcgccgccgacgct